The Paenibacillus sp. FSL H7-0357 nucleotide sequence GGGCATTCTCCGCCTGATGGAACTGCTCAATCAGTTGCTCCTTCCCTTCCGAGTCCGGCTTCTGTGCCATAATGATCCTCAACAGCTTCTCATGAACCGTAAGCCTGTGATCGGAGGCAATCTCTTTCGCAGCTGCGACCCCGGCATCAATGAACCGCATGACCACCGCATCCATTACCTCCTCCTTCGATTTGAAGTAATAATAGAAGGTTCCCTTGGCGATTCCGATCCTCTGCAAAATATCGTTAATTGTAGTTCTGCTATACCCCTGGGTGAAAAAAAGCAGCTCTGCCATATCTAAAATTTCGTTTCTGCGTTCTTCAGGTTCCTTGGAAATCCGCATAATTGTAATCCTCCATTTCATCGACCGACCGTCGGTCTATTATGATTATAGTGAGTACCCCCCTCTATTGTCAATCACTGGATTAAGAAAATAATCGCACGCAAAGAAACTCCCGCATACTTAGCTGCAGGAGTTTTTGTGTTCATGTGATATTTAGATCCTTTGATTAGACACTCAACGTTTCCATTGCAATCTCCCATTTTCCGGCATCATAATGGATGTGATGGAGACTGGTATATGTACTAGGGTAAGCTTTGCCTTTATTCGACCACTCTACCCCATTTAAAATATGATAAATAATATTAATAACTCCGCCATGGGTTACAATTAAAATGTTCCCCTCCCCCTTGTTGAGGAGCTGCTCCTCGCATAACTTCTTAAAGGTTGCCTGTATACGGGTGAAAAAATCAATCGGACTCTCCCCGCCCGGGAATTCCTCATCCATCCGCAAAGTCGAGAAATAGAGACCCGGATACTGCTCCTCTACAAGTTCATGAGCCATCCCGGCGATGAGGCCATTGTTCATTTCTCTCCAGTTGTTGCTGCTTTCGAGTGGTAAGCGGAGTTCACTGGCAATCTCGGTTGCGGTTTCAACCGCACGGCTTAAATCACTGCTAACCACCCGCTGAATGTTGTAAAGATTGTTGTGCGCTTTAAGATACTGCCCCAGCTTTTTCGACTGTTCAATTCCTTCTGCAATAAGCCCACGCTGGCTCCATCCACCGCGGAATCCCTCATCATCTTTACCGTGTCTGACCAAATAGATTGACATTGTTCTCCCCCGCAACCATTCTGTTATATTGTGAGCTGTTCCTGATTTCACTTGAATACTGGATGGGACAGCCATTCCTCCCTCAGCAGCCCCATTTGAATTGAATCATAAAATTCTCCATTTGTATGTTAATATTATTGGTTGAAAGGCAAACTATCGCGCAGATGCCGGGTTTCACCCATGAACTCTCCTGATATGATAATGAAAGGATAAACCCAATGAATCTATCTTCAATTTCCGCAGCGCTAACAATGCTCGATTTGCGAAGCTGTCTGATCAGCCGGGACAACAGGCTTGTACTTGAACACTATAGAACGCCTAATACAGCCACTGAACTGGCCAAAATCAATTCCTGCACCAAAAGTGTGCTCTCCGCACTGATCTGCATCGCCATGGACAAGGGGCTGCTGCCGCAGCCGGATGCGCCGCTGACGTTATTTTATCCGCAGCTTAGCCTTGACCCGGATCATCGTAAAACAGAAATCACACTGGAGCATCTGCTCACGATGTCTGCCGGTTTCAACTGGACTGAATTTGGCGGGCAGAACTCATTCCCCC carries:
- a CDS encoding TetR/AcrR family transcriptional regulator; this translates as MRISKEPEERRNEILDMAELLFFTQGYSRTTINDILQRIGIAKGTFYYYFKSKEEVMDAVVMRFIDAGVAAAKEIASDHRLTVHEKLLRIIMAQKPDSEGKEQLIEQFHQAENAQLHQKSLTETILRLTPVLTEVIEQGIEEQLFHTAYPRETVEFLLVASQFLLDEGIFQWQPEEILRKIEAFIHIMETSLGAKQGSFAYVTQMFGQPPVADGKDERAGIKDGETEQ
- a CDS encoding histidine phosphatase family protein → MSIYLVRHGKDDEGFRGGWSQRGLIAEGIEQSKKLGQYLKAHNNLYNIQRVVSSDLSRAVETATEIASELRLPLESSNNWREMNNGLIAGMAHELVEEQYPGLYFSTLRMDEEFPGGESPIDFFTRIQATFKKLCEEQLLNKGEGNILIVTHGGVINIIYHILNGVEWSNKGKAYPSTYTSLHHIHYDAGKWEIAMETLSV